The following are encoded together in the Tribolium castaneum strain GA2 chromosome 3, icTriCast1.1, whole genome shotgun sequence genome:
- the or gene encoding AP-3 complex subunit sigma-2 isoform X1: MIKAILVFNNHGKPRLSKFYQYFPEDMQQQIIKETFQLVSKRDDNVCNFLEGGSLIGGSDYKLIYRHYATLYFVFCVDSSESELGILDLIQVFVETLDKCFENVCELDLIFHVDKVHYILNELVMGGMVLETNMTEILTRIEDQNKLEKQEAGIAAAPARAVSAVKNMNIPQQIKDIKLPDLPQAIKDLKF, from the exons ATGATTAAAGCAATCTTAGTGTTCAATAACCATGGGAAGCCGAGATTATCCAAGTTCTATCAATATTTT CCAGAAGACATGCAACAGCAAATAATCAAAGAGACGTTTCAGTTGGTTTCGAAGCGGGACGACAACGtgtgcaattttctcgaaggGGGCAG TTTGATAGGTGGGAGcgattataaattaatttaccgGCACTACGCAACTCTATACTTTGTGTTTTGTGTCGATTCGTCCGAAAGTGAGCTAGGAATCCTGGATTTGATCCAAGTTTTTGTCGAGACTTTGGACAAATGTTTTGAGAATGTCTGTGAACTGGACCTCATTTTTCACGTCGATAAGGTTCACTACATTCTCAACGAGCTCGTCATGGGCGGCATGGTCTTAGAAACTAATATGACTGAAATTCTGACTAGGATAGAAGATCAAAACAAATTAGAAAAGCAGGAG GCGGGTATTGCAGCCGCGCCAGCTCGTGCCGTTTCAGCTGTGAAAAACATGAACATTCCCCAACAAATCAAAGATATTAAATTGCCTGATCTTCCTCAAGCAATTAAAGACCTCAAATTCTGA
- the or gene encoding AP-3 complex subunit sigma-2 isoform X2 has translation MIKAILVFNNHGKPRLSKFYQYFPEDMQQQIIKETFQLVSKRDDNVCNFLEGGSLIGGSDYKLIYRHYATLYFVFCVDSSESELGILDLIQVFVETLDKCFENVCELDLIFHVDKVHYILNELVMGGMVLETNMTEILTRIEDQNKLEKQESVWNFDSDFRKKLVVMWSQPEF, from the exons ATGATTAAAGCAATCTTAGTGTTCAATAACCATGGGAAGCCGAGATTATCCAAGTTCTATCAATATTTT CCAGAAGACATGCAACAGCAAATAATCAAAGAGACGTTTCAGTTGGTTTCGAAGCGGGACGACAACGtgtgcaattttctcgaaggGGGCAG TTTGATAGGTGGGAGcgattataaattaatttaccgGCACTACGCAACTCTATACTTTGTGTTTTGTGTCGATTCGTCCGAAAGTGAGCTAGGAATCCTGGATTTGATCCAAGTTTTTGTCGAGACTTTGGACAAATGTTTTGAGAATGTCTGTGAACTGGACCTCATTTTTCACGTCGATAAGGTTCACTACATTCTCAACGAGCTCGTCATGGGCGGCATGGTCTTAGAAACTAATATGACTGAAATTCTGACTAGGATAGAAGATCAAAACAAATTAGAAAAGCAGGAG AGTGTTTGGAATTTCGACTCAgattttagaaagaaattagTTGTGATGTGGTCACAGCCAGAATTTTAG